In the Drosophila takahashii strain IR98-3 E-12201 chromosome 3R, DtakHiC1v2, whole genome shotgun sequence genome, one interval contains:
- the LOC108062710 gene encoding uncharacterized protein, with the protein MQSSTFLMAILVVAMLMLFSAPATEATFLLIACMLRSPLCPWITTATTTTKA; encoded by the coding sequence ATGCAGTCTTCCACTTTCCTGATGGCCATTTTGGTGGTTGCCATGCTCATGTTGTTCAGCGCTCCTGCAACTGAGGCCACTTTCCTCTTGATCGCCTGCATGCTGCGATCTCCACTTTGCCCATGGAtcaccaccgccaccaccaccaccaaagCATAA